AGAGGATCCAGCCGACGAACGTGCCGAACTTGCCGTGGACCTTCGCTGCCGCGCCGCACCACGAGATCGTGAACCAGAAGAAGCCGATCACAGGGATCAGCAGGACCCAGCCCGTCGGCACAGTTGTGCCGTGGCGCTGATTCATTTCGTTCTTGGTGCTCACAGCCCAGTAGAGCGAATAGAACGGAACGAACATACACAGAAGCGCAGTGACGACTTGGTCGCGGTTTTTCATGAAGCGTCCCCCTTGGATTGAGGGACCGATGTTCAAGCCACGCACCGGCTGCGGTCAAGCGTCGCACCGCAATTCTCCGACCAGCCACGTCAGATCCGGACCAGGTTCTTCCTCGTCGCCGCGCCGCGGGTCTTCTCGAGCTGCTCGATCACCTCGTTGCACGACAGCTGGATGTTGCCGGCGCCGAGCGTGATCATCAGGTCGCCGCCCTTGGCCTGCTCGGCCAGCCACGGCGCGACGTCCTCGCGCCGCGCCACGTACGAGACGTCCTTGTGGCCGGCCTCCTTGATCGCGCGCACCAGCGCCTCGGACGAGATGCCGTCGATCGGCTTCTCGCCGGCGGCGAACACGTCGCACACGACCACCTTGTCGGCGTCGTAGAAGCTGCGCGCGAACTCGGCGAACTGATCGCGGGTGCGGGTGAACCGGTGCGGCTGGAACGCGGCGATGATGCGGCGGCCGGCGAACGACGCGCGCGCGCCCGACAGGGTCGCGCGGACCTCGGCCGGGTGGTGGCCGAAGTCGTCGACGACGGTGATGCCGCCGACCTCGCCGCGGACGGTGAACCGGCGCTGGATGCCCTCGAACTTGGCGATCGCGCCGGCGTAGGTCGCGAACGGGATGTCGAGGAAGTCGCTGATCGCCAGCACGCCCAGCGCGTTGAGCACGTTGTGGTGGCCGGGCATCGGCAGCACCACCTCGCCCAGCTCGTCGGCGCGGCGCCACGCGACGAAGCGCGTGACCAGGCCGTCGGGCCGGATGTTGCGGGCGCGGTAGGTGGCCTGGGCCGACACGCCGTAGGTGGTGAACCGCTTGGTCAGCTGCGGGATCACCTCCTGGACGCCGGCGTTGTCGAGGCACAGCGCGCTCATGCCGAAGAACGGCACGCGGTTGCAGAACGACGCGAACGCCTTCTTGACGTTGTCGTAGGTGCCGTAGTGATCGAGGTGCTCGGCGTCGATGTTGGTGACCATCGCCAGCGTCGGCGACAGGGTCAGGAACGAGCCGTCGCTCTCGTCGGCCTCGGCCACGAGGTAGTCGCTCTTGCCCCAGCGGGCGTTGGCCAGGCCCAGCGAGTTGACGCGGCCGCCGATGACCGCGGTCGGGTCGAGGCCGGCCGCCATCATGACCGTGTGCATCATCGTCGTCGACGTGGTCTTGCCGTGGGCGCCGGCGACCGCGATGCCGAACTTCATGCGCATCAGCTCGCCGAGCATCTCGGCCCGCGGGATCACCGGGATCTGGCGGGCGCGCGCGGCCTCGACCTCGGGGTTGTAGTCCTTGATCGCCGACGACACGACCACGACGTCGGACTCGCCGAGGTGGTCGGCGCGGTGGCCCTGCTTGACCGCGCAGCCGATCTCCGACAGGTGGCGCGTGATCTCGGAGTCGTTGGTGTCCGAGCCCGAGACCTTGTAGCCCATGTTGGCGAGGACCTCGGCCAGGCCGCACATGCCCATGCCGCCGATGCCGACGAAGTGGATCTTGGTGTCAGGCTTGCGGAACATCGGGACCTCGACGACGAGCGGGCGGGGGTGGCGCACGCGGGTGGAACGCATGGGCGCGCGGGTTTGTGCCGCGTGGAGCGTACATACCAGAACCGGCGGCCGGGGGCGCGGGGCCGTGCCTGGCCGAGCCGGCGTCAGCGCGCCGAGCTCGCCCGAGCGGTCGGCGGCCAGCGACGCAGGCGCAGCTGCGGCAGCCCGCTCTCGACCTTGCGGGTCCCGTCGAGGACGAACCCGCCGCCCTGGTAGAACCGCAGCGCGCGCTCGTTGCCCTCGAGCACCCACAGCAACACCTGGTCGAACCGCCGCTCGGTCAGCGCCGTGAGCGCGTCGGCGAACAGCGCGCTGCCGACGCCGCGGCCCCACATCGACGGATCGACGTAGAGCGCCCAGATCTCGCCCCAGCCGATCAGATCGCGGCTGGGGCCCACCGCCGAGAAGCCGCGCACCCCGCCGGGGTCCTCGAACACCGCGGCGCGCACCGAGCCGGTCTCGAGGTTGTGGCGCCACGCCGCGGCCCGAACCCGCACCGTGAACGCCGCCAGCCGGTCGGCCGGGATCAGCGTCTGGTACGCCGCGTGCCAGCTGGCCACGTGCACGCGCGCGATCGCGTCCGCGTCGTCAGGCCGGGCCTCGCGCACCATGGGCGCATTGTGCCACCGGGACGCCGGCGTGCACTCGACGGCCCCGCGCGTCAGGGCGTCTGCGTCGGCGCCTGGGCCGGCGTGCCAGAAATCGTCCGACGCCCGGGATCATCTGGCCGCGCCCGGCGACTTCGTCGACATGAGGACCCGCTCGCACGCGTCGGCGCCCGATCACGCCGACGCCAGCCCATCGTTCCCCCGGGCGCCCGGCAAGGTGACCCTGACCTCGCGCCTGCAGCGCAAGGGCGGCGCCGCGCCCGCCACGAGCCCCGAGGCCCAGCACGCCGCGGCCACCGCTGGGATGCAGGGCCCGCGGCAGTCGCTGCCGTACGCGGCCGAGATCGAGCGCTGCTTCGGCTTCACCTACGATCTCAGCGGGGTCGGCGCGTTCATCGGCGGGCCGGCCACCGACGCGTGCGCCGAGCTCGGCGCCCAGGCCTACGCGTCGGGCGACGCGGTGGCGTTCGCGTCGGCGCCGGACCTGCACACCGCGGCCCACGAGGCCGCGCACGTGGTCCAGCAGCGCGGCGGCGTGCAGCTCCGCGACGGGATCGGTCGCGCCGGCGACGCCTACGAGCGCCACGCCGACGCGGTCGCTGACGCGGTCGTGGCCGGCCGCTCGGCCGAGGCGCTGCTGGCCGAGTGCGGCGGCGGCGGCGGCGGCGCGCGCCGGGCGATCCAGCGCAAGGACGGCGAGCCGCGCGCGGGCGCGGGCAGGGGCGCGGGCAACGTCCCCGGCGATCGCGACGCGGTCAGCGGCCTGGCCGCGGTCAAGCTCGCGTACCACGCCGTCAAGGCCGTCGACGCCAAGCTCGAGGCCTCGAGGGTCAACCGGATCATCTATGACGACGCGCTGGCGTACGTGCTCGGCAAGGCCGGCGCCGTTGGGCAGGAGTGGGGGCTCGATCAAGAGGCCGCGCACCTGATGGCGCCGACCCTCGAGCGCGCCCAGATGGCGCCCGACGATCTGTTCACGGCCAGGCCGTCAGCGCCGTCAGCGCCGGCGGCGCCGGCCGGCCGCCTGCCGGCGGATCTGCCCGCGCCGAAGCCGCGGATCAACTTCGAGGCCGAGGTGGCGAAGGGCGCGCCGCCGCCGGCTGCGGCGAAGAAGCCGCCGCTGTCGCCCAAGGCCCTCGATCGGCTCTCCAAGGGGCTCAAGGTCGCCGACAAGACGCTCGCCATTCTCGGGATCATCGGCGGGGCCAAGAACATCTACGACGGGGTCGACAAGTTCTCGAAGGCGCAGACCCGCGGCGATCACATGGAGGCGATGCTCCAGTTCGACCAAGGCGTGCTCGGCTTCGCGAGCGGCGTGAGCTCGCTGGCGAGCCTGACGCGGGTCGCCGGGGTCACGGGGCTGGCGGCGGCGCTGCTGCAGCTGCGCGCGGCCGGCGCCGAGCTGCTGGCCAAGGGCGACTCGTGGCACGGCAAGGACAGCCTCGACCTCGGCTTCGACACGTACGACGCCGCCTCCAAGGAGGTCGGGCCGGTGGCCGGCGCGATCGCCGGCGTCGCGGTCACCGCCTTCGCCGCGTGCGGCGAGATCGTCTGGGGCGTCGCGGCGACGCTGCGCGAGGTCGCGTCGTTGCTCGAGGCGGGCCTGCGGCTGATCATGGCCGACGACCTCGAGAAAGAAGTGAACGAGATGCTCAAGCAGGAGCTGCGGCCGGAGCACTGGCGCGACCACACGCCGGTGGTGCCGGCCCCGGACGTGCCGCGGCGGGAGGCCCCGCCGCGGGGCCAGCCGCGGCCCGAGGACCGCGCCGAGGAGGAACGTGCGCGGCGGGCGCGCGAGGCGCCGCAGCCCCGCGTGCGCTGATCACGACGCGGGTCACGGCGGCGGCGGCGGCTCCTCGGCCTGGGCGATGCAGTCGAGGAACGCGGCGCAGGTCGTGGTCGAGGTCGCGCAGCCGGGCCCGGCCTTGACGCCGGGCAGGCCCTGCAGCTCGGGGTTGCCGCGCTTGATCTCCCGGCAGAAGCCCTCGGACAGCTTGAGCGTGATCGCGCGCTCGCGCGCGGGGTAGCTGCCGCACTCGAACTCGCGCCGCGCGTAGACCGCGCAGTCGTCGGGCTCGCGGCCGCCGCACGCGGTGACCAGGACGGCGGCGAGGGCGGCGGCGCGGAGCGACATGTGCGGACGCTACCGCGGCGGTGCGCGGCGGTCACGATGAGGCGTCGCCGCGATCCCCGGCGTCGTCGCCGCGATCCCCGGCGTCGTCGCCGCGATCCCCGCCGGCGCGCGCCTTGGCGCCGCCCCCGCCGTCGCCGCCGCCCCCGCCGTCGCCGCCGCCCCCGCCGTCGCCGCCGCCCCCGCCGTCGCCGTCGCCGTCGCCGTCATCATCGCCGTCGTCGTCGGCGGACGCGTCGGTGCCGCGCAGGCCGTGGCGCGCCATCCACCGGTACACCTGCCGGCGATCCTTGCCGAAGAAGCGGCCGGCGGCGGTGACGTTACCGTCGACGTGGTCGAGCACCTCGCGCAGCTCGTCGGCGGTGGGCGTGCGGCCGCGATCGATGCGCGCCGCCAGCGGCGGCGGGCGCGGCGCGCCCTGCC
The genomic region above belongs to Myxococcales bacterium and contains:
- a CDS encoding UDP-N-acetylmuramate--L-alanine ligase, with product MFRKPDTKIHFVGIGGMGMCGLAEVLANMGYKVSGSDTNDSEITRHLSEIGCAVKQGHRADHLGESDVVVVSSAIKDYNPEVEAARARQIPVIPRAEMLGELMRMKFGIAVAGAHGKTTSTTMMHTVMMAAGLDPTAVIGGRVNSLGLANARWGKSDYLVAEADESDGSFLTLSPTLAMVTNIDAEHLDHYGTYDNVKKAFASFCNRVPFFGMSALCLDNAGVQEVIPQLTKRFTTYGVSAQATYRARNIRPDGLVTRFVAWRRADELGEVVLPMPGHHNVLNALGVLAISDFLDIPFATYAGAIAKFEGIQRRFTVRGEVGGITVVDDFGHHPAEVRATLSGARASFAGRRIIAAFQPHRFTRTRDQFAEFARSFYDADKVVVCDVFAAGEKPIDGISSEALVRAIKEAGHKDVSYVARREDVAPWLAEQAKGGDLMITLGAGNIQLSCNEVIEQLEKTRGAATRKNLVRI
- a CDS encoding GNAT family N-acetyltransferase, whose amino-acid sequence is MVREARPDDADAIARVHVASWHAAYQTLIPADRLAAFTVRVRAAAWRHNLETGSVRAAVFEDPGGVRGFSAVGPSRDLIGWGEIWALYVDPSMWGRGVGSALFADALTALTERRFDQVLLWVLEGNERALRFYQGGGFVLDGTRKVESGLPQLRLRRWPPTARASSAR
- a CDS encoding DUF4157 domain-containing protein; translation: MRTRSHASAPDHADASPSFPRAPGKVTLTSRLQRKGGAAPATSPEAQHAAATAGMQGPRQSLPYAAEIERCFGFTYDLSGVGAFIGGPATDACAELGAQAYASGDAVAFASAPDLHTAAHEAAHVVQQRGGVQLRDGIGRAGDAYERHADAVADAVVAGRSAEALLAECGGGGGGARRAIQRKDGEPRAGAGRGAGNVPGDRDAVSGLAAVKLAYHAVKAVDAKLEASRVNRIIYDDALAYVLGKAGAVGQEWGLDQEAAHLMAPTLERAQMAPDDLFTARPSAPSAPAAPAGRLPADLPAPKPRINFEAEVAKGAPPPAAAKKPPLSPKALDRLSKGLKVADKTLAILGIIGGAKNIYDGVDKFSKAQTRGDHMEAMLQFDQGVLGFASGVSSLASLTRVAGVTGLAAALLQLRAAGAELLAKGDSWHGKDSLDLGFDTYDAASKEVGPVAGAIAGVAVTAFAACGEIVWGVAATLREVASLLEAGLRLIMADDLEKEVNEMLKQELRPEHWRDHTPVVPAPDVPRREAPPRGQPRPEDRAEEERARRAREAPQPRVR